One segment of Pseudanabaena sp. PCC 6802 DNA contains the following:
- a CDS encoding EAL domain-containing protein yields the protein MIFRKQILLIIFFTLIGPIGLLYGIALNIILESSSQLEQRDVRQNVERLLQAVSNETATLNSKSGDWANWDDAYNFMQDKNPNFVKSNIHAQAFLSLKLNFILFVDPANRLIAGQGFDRIQSKSIDIPESLRSQLKPNALLRPVAPNSNIRALGILMLPESPLLLVSREILTSEAKGPSRGTLIFARYLDASEVSHLAATTNLSVTVKQFDDPQLPLDFQVARISLSQDRTKFVSPLSNDEIGGYAIVNDIYGKPALILRVDIPRDIYKQGLANLLYLLISLLIVGLVFGSVFGGVALSLLRRLEHYLSALKQSQQNLFQAKELAEITLYSIGDAVIATNAKGEVEQLNPIAEQLTGWTNDKAKGLPLSEVFSIVDGHTGEPLASPVEAALREARVVELASNAVLIGSDGQEFAIDDSAAPILTKEGEVIGAVLVFRDVTSERAMENLLSWEASHDALTNLVNRREFERCLRQALAIAKTQDKQHVLAYLDLDRFKVVNDTCGHLAGDELLCQVAALMQTTMRKADTLARIGGDEFGIIFYDCPTEKAQHLAEEIRQIIQEFGFVWDNKTFNIGVSIGLVEISANSLDVASIMGTADAACYAAKEAGWNQIRFYKPDDRELVRQRQQMQWLPKINRALAENGFRLYYQSIVCLNQSPDCKERTAPSTSLPQNHYEILLRMIDEDGTIVSPMKFIPTAERFKLMPAIDRWVIRTLFGMLARHFRSGMNSQTDKLSSQYSINLSGASINEIGFIDFVREQFDIYKIPPKIICFEITETVAISNLNRAIQLMHALRNMGCQFSLDDFGSGMSSFAYLKSLPIDYLKIDGSFVKDIIKDSVAEAIVASINRIAQEMGIQTIAEFVSSKAILQKISALGVNHAQGYVIDQPRPLIL from the coding sequence ATGATTTTTCGCAAACAAATTCTACTGATTATCTTCTTTACCCTGATCGGTCCAATAGGTTTGCTATATGGAATCGCGCTAAATATTATCCTCGAAAGTAGCAGCCAACTCGAACAACGCGATGTACGCCAAAATGTGGAGCGCTTGCTACAGGCTGTCTCCAACGAAACCGCTACTCTTAATAGCAAAAGTGGTGACTGGGCAAACTGGGATGATGCCTACAATTTTATGCAGGATAAAAATCCTAATTTTGTCAAGTCAAACATTCATGCCCAGGCTTTCTTATCGTTGAAGCTTAACTTTATCCTATTTGTCGATCCTGCCAATCGCCTGATTGCCGGTCAAGGTTTCGATCGCATCCAATCCAAGAGCATTGATATCCCTGAAAGCTTGCGATCGCAGCTCAAGCCCAATGCACTCCTCAGACCAGTTGCGCCAAACAGCAATATCAGAGCATTAGGGATTTTAATGTTGCCGGAAAGTCCCTTGCTACTTGTATCGAGGGAGATTCTTACTAGTGAGGCAAAAGGCCCAAGTCGCGGTACTTTAATCTTTGCCCGTTACCTCGATGCCAGTGAGGTCTCGCACTTAGCTGCCACTACTAACCTATCTGTGACAGTTAAGCAATTTGACGATCCGCAGTTGCCCCTCGATTTCCAAGTCGCACGGATTTCACTAAGCCAGGATCGAACTAAATTTGTCAGCCCGCTCAGTAACGATGAGATTGGTGGGTATGCGATCGTCAATGATATCTATGGCAAACCAGCTTTGATTCTGCGGGTAGATATACCCAGAGATATCTATAAGCAGGGGCTAGCAAATTTGCTATATTTATTGATATCGCTGTTGATAGTAGGGTTGGTATTTGGTTCGGTATTTGGGGGAGTTGCCCTTTCTTTACTACGCAGGCTGGAGCATTATCTCAGCGCGCTCAAGCAAAGTCAACAAAATCTTTTTCAAGCTAAAGAACTGGCTGAAATTACGCTCTACTCAATCGGCGATGCAGTGATCGCAACAAATGCGAAAGGTGAGGTAGAACAACTCAACCCGATTGCCGAACAGCTTACCGGCTGGACAAATGATAAAGCCAAAGGTCTCCCGCTTTCCGAAGTATTTTCTATTGTAGACGGACATACCGGCGAGCCTTTAGCCAGCCCAGTGGAAGCAGCACTGCGTGAAGCTCGCGTTGTAGAGCTAGCTAGTAATGCAGTCTTGATCGGTAGTGATGGTCAAGAATTCGCAATTGATGATTCCGCTGCTCCCATTCTAACTAAAGAAGGAGAGGTAATTGGTGCAGTTTTAGTATTTCGAGATGTCACTAGCGAGCGTGCCATGGAGAATCTGCTGTCATGGGAGGCAAGCCACGATGCTCTCACCAATTTGGTTAATCGGCGGGAATTCGAACGCTGTTTGCGGCAGGCGCTAGCGATCGCCAAAACCCAGGATAAACAGCACGTACTGGCCTACCTGGATCTCGATCGCTTTAAAGTGGTTAATGACACCTGCGGGCACTTAGCGGGCGATGAACTTTTGTGTCAGGTTGCAGCCTTGATGCAGACAACAATGCGTAAAGCCGATACGCTCGCACGGATTGGCGGAGATGAGTTTGGTATTATTTTCTATGATTGTCCGACTGAAAAAGCTCAACACCTTGCCGAAGAAATTCGACAGATTATCCAGGAGTTTGGATTTGTTTGGGACAATAAAACCTTCAACATCGGAGTTAGCATTGGCTTAGTGGAGATTTCCGCCAATAGTCTGGATGTAGCCAGCATTATGGGTACTGCCGATGCCGCTTGCTATGCTGCCAAGGAAGCTGGTTGGAATCAAATTCGCTTCTACAAGCCTGACGATCGGGAGTTAGTCAGACAACGGCAACAGATGCAATGGTTGCCAAAGATTAATCGGGCTTTGGCGGAAAATGGCTTTCGCCTCTACTACCAGAGCATTGTTTGTCTTAATCAAAGCCCAGATTGTAAAGAGCGTACTGCTCCATCTACTTCATTGCCACAAAATCACTATGAGATTTTACTGCGTATGATTGATGAGGATGGGACAATAGTATCCCCCATGAAGTTTATTCCTACGGCTGAACGTTTCAAACTGATGCCAGCGATCGATCGCTGGGTGATTCGCACCTTGTTCGGCATGTTAGCGCGTCATTTCAGGTCAGGGATGAACAGTCAAACCGATAAGCTATCATCCCAATACTCTATCAATCTTTCAGGGGCTAGCATTAACGAAATTGGATTTATAGATTTTGTGCGCGAACAATTTGACATATATAAAATCCCGCCTAAAATAATTTGCTTTGAAATCACTGAAACCGTAGCGATTTCAAATCTGAATCGAGCAATACAATTGATGCACGCGCTCAGGAACATGGGATGTCAGTTTTCCCTGGATGATTTTGGTAGTGGCATGTCATCTTTTGCGTATTTGAAGTCCTTACCGATCGACTACTTGAAAATTGATGGGAGCTTTGTGAAAGACATTATCAAAGATTCGGTTGCAGAAGCGATCGTGGCATCAATCAATCGCATTGCTCAAGAAATGGGCATCCAGACTATTGCCGAGTTTGTCTCCAGTAAAGCGATTCTGCAAAAAATTAGTGCCCTGGGGGTCAACCATGCCCAAGGTTACGTAATTGACCAACCAAGACCGCTTATTTTGTAG
- the rlmB gene encoding 23S rRNA (guanosine(2251)-2'-O)-methyltransferase RlmB gives MKFRDKPAKGKPERKSGIELPKPGNPKRRSQSTKPIIKQAGASKPLPRPKLATEPSDRSDDRPGRNSSQRRIVTVNRRESVERQDSFEARLDPQESLGRREDRSYQRRESRNSRYSSERRGSVYAGQGHARTLDRTRATDDFTNNAARNFGEPADTESDPDLVYGRHAVQAALLGLRSLNRIWVTPKMRYAPDFLPLIDAAKAAGAVVDEVDIKRLNQISNHAKHQGIVAQVAAYAYLDLDDLIAKALAQTSQPIIVVADSITDPHNLGAIIRSAEALGAQGIVIPQRRAVGVTSTVAKVAAGALETLPVARVVNLNRALEKLKEHGFWIYGTSSEQGEPIYKTKFSGSIALVVGSEDEGLGMLTQRACDVLVSIPLEGQVNCLNASVATGMALYEICRQRWINTLSLNSL, from the coding sequence ATGAAATTTAGAGATAAACCTGCTAAGGGTAAGCCCGAACGAAAAAGTGGTATCGAACTGCCCAAGCCAGGTAACCCCAAACGCAGAAGCCAGAGTACCAAGCCAATAATTAAACAAGCAGGCGCATCAAAGCCGCTGCCACGACCTAAACTAGCGACAGAACCATCCGATCGCAGTGACGATCGACCTGGGCGTAACAGTTCTCAGCGTCGGATCGTCACGGTTAACCGTAGGGAATCTGTCGAGCGACAGGACTCTTTTGAAGCCCGACTTGACCCTCAAGAATCCTTAGGGCGCAGAGAGGATAGATCGTACCAACGACGTGAGTCTCGCAATTCTCGCTATTCGTCTGAACGTCGAGGTTCTGTCTATGCGGGGCAAGGTCATGCCCGAACTTTAGATCGGACTCGTGCGACTGACGATTTCACTAACAACGCTGCCCGCAATTTTGGCGAACCAGCCGATACTGAAAGCGATCCCGATTTGGTTTACGGTCGTCATGCCGTGCAGGCTGCCCTTTTGGGCTTGCGATCGCTAAACCGCATTTGGGTAACCCCAAAGATGCGTTATGCCCCAGACTTTCTCCCATTAATCGACGCTGCTAAAGCAGCAGGGGCAGTAGTCGATGAAGTGGATATCAAACGTCTCAATCAAATTAGCAATCATGCCAAACACCAGGGCATCGTGGCTCAAGTTGCTGCCTATGCATATCTAGATCTTGATGACTTGATTGCGAAAGCACTGGCGCAAACCAGCCAACCCATAATCGTAGTTGCCGATAGTATTACCGATCCCCATAATTTAGGCGCGATTATCCGCTCTGCTGAAGCTTTGGGGGCACAGGGGATCGTGATTCCGCAAAGACGCGCAGTGGGAGTAACCTCCACTGTTGCCAAGGTTGCAGCCGGTGCTTTAGAAACGTTACCAGTAGCGAGGGTGGTTAACCTCAACCGTGCTTTGGAAAAGCTAAAAGAACATGGCTTTTGGATTTATGGCACTTCCAGCGAGCAGGGAGAACCTATCTATAAGACTAAATTTTCGGGATCGATCGCACTAGTAGTTGGCTCGGAAGACGAGGGATTGGGCATGCTGACTCAGCGTGCCTGCGATGTCCTGGTTTCGATCCCTTTAGAGGGTCAAGTGAATTGCTTGAACGCCTCAGTAGCGACTGGGATGGCTTTGTATGAGATTTGCCGACAGAGGTGGATAAATACGTTGAGTTTGAACAGTTTGTAG
- a CDS encoding Mini-ribonuclease 3, whose amino-acid sequence MSIFHPDVDRLAEIPVASLAYLGDAVYELHIRLKYLQPPRTANSYHKLVVSHVRAESQAEQLDSLELTADEYDLVRRGRNAAGSASRHLDPNIYQKATGFEALVGYLYLTNPDRLAQILQ is encoded by the coding sequence ATGTCAATATTTCACCCAGATGTCGATCGCCTTGCGGAAATACCAGTGGCATCGCTTGCCTATCTCGGCGATGCTGTGTACGAACTACATATTCGTCTTAAGTATTTACAACCACCACGAACTGCTAACAGTTATCATAAATTAGTAGTGTCGCATGTCAGAGCCGAGAGTCAGGCAGAACAGCTCGATAGTCTGGAGTTAACTGCTGATGAATACGACTTAGTGCGTAGAGGGCGTAATGCGGCTGGTTCAGCTTCGCGTCATTTAGATCCTAATATTTATCAAAAAGCCACAGGATTTGAGGCACTGGTCGGCTACCTTTATTTAACTAACCCCGATCGCCTCGCTCAAATCCTCCAATAA
- a CDS encoding TIGR02450 family Trp-rich protein: protein MSKKQKFPYLVGSKWTALQETFGWRHFVVTNRKNEGSLVFAEMKAACDRSVRFWLNAKALRDRSLWLPGWKALDERLPVIAEDD, encoded by the coding sequence ATGTCTAAAAAGCAAAAGTTCCCCTATCTAGTCGGCTCCAAATGGACGGCTTTACAAGAAACATTTGGTTGGCGGCATTTTGTGGTAACCAATCGCAAAAATGAGGGCAGTTTAGTTTTTGCAGAAATGAAAGCCGCCTGCGATCGCTCGGTGAGATTCTGGCTAAATGCCAAAGCCTTGCGGGATAGATCGTTATGGTTACCTGGCTGGAAAGCCCTGGACGAACGGTTGCCCGTCATTGCTGAAGACGATTAG
- a CDS encoding RDD family protein — translation MMDYEPAYSRLALARLAQRNAALFVDFIACAFLGQLIEALLGLGNSGLGLIIFGIAWLINRVIVAGKNQGQSLGRWLLSIRVVDMTYGKTAGVLELLKRESVIYLGMAFVLAGFSYGGLTNTIGLFALIPIVADGVIALADSEKMQTLHDRLAGTIVIACRKGLQLDQKVTKLFGQASRSASKAYQSSRDRRMGYTQGYDRGYSQDYDEFDDFDEYGSDDGWGERNYRQPYDDRYDEDPDQQQSQNRSARNRYGQDRYDQNYGRSPRQERQDRFDDWDDWDEEPYTQSNRENRVNNRGIDRYKANYNEDPYTDDDRDWQRSEPRFEAPQNSRRPNKKKKSRKPRF, via the coding sequence ATGATGGATTACGAACCTGCATATTCTCGACTTGCCCTCGCACGTCTAGCTCAACGTAATGCCGCTCTGTTTGTGGATTTTATTGCCTGTGCGTTCTTGGGGCAATTAATTGAGGCACTTTTGGGGTTAGGTAATTCTGGCTTGGGCTTGATAATTTTTGGGATAGCCTGGCTAATTAACCGCGTGATCGTTGCAGGCAAGAATCAGGGGCAAAGCCTGGGTCGGTGGTTGCTGAGCATTAGGGTTGTAGATATGACCTATGGCAAAACTGCGGGCGTGCTGGAATTGCTGAAACGCGAATCTGTAATCTACTTGGGGATGGCTTTTGTACTGGCTGGATTTAGCTATGGCGGCCTCACCAATACGATCGGCCTGTTTGCGCTGATTCCGATCGTTGCCGATGGTGTCATTGCCCTGGCTGACTCCGAAAAGATGCAAACATTGCACGATCGCCTCGCTGGCACGATCGTGATTGCCTGCCGTAAAGGATTACAACTCGACCAAAAAGTCACCAAACTATTCGGTCAAGCTAGCCGCAGTGCCAGCAAAGCTTACCAAAGTAGTAGAGATCGTCGCATGGGTTACACCCAGGGCTACGATCGAGGCTACAGTCAGGACTACGACGAATTTGACGATTTTGATGAGTATGGCAGCGATGATGGCTGGGGAGAAAGAAATTATCGTCAACCCTATGACGATCGCTACGACGAGGATCCCGACCAGCAGCAAAGCCAAAATCGCAGTGCGCGGAACCGTTATGGGCAGGATCGTTACGACCAAAATTACGGGCGATCGCCACGCCAAGAGCGACAGGATCGATTTGATGATTGGGACGATTGGGATGAAGAGCCTTACACGCAGAGCAATCGGGAAAACAGAGTAAATAATCGAGGCATCGATCGCTACAAGGCAAACTACAACGAAGACCCTTACACCGACGACGATCGCGACTGGCAGCGCTCGGAACCGCGATTTGAAGCTCCGCAGAACTCGCGCCGCCCCAACAAAAAGAAAAAGTCACGAAAACCGCGTTTTTGA
- the pgl gene encoding 6-phosphogluconolactonase: MPRQVEMLPDRSAIVARALEIVVKACERAISERGKFTIAAAGGSTPKPLYEALATQPLDWHKVHVFWGDERYVPVSDPQSNEGMTRKAWLDRVSIPPENIHAMPTDAADPAIAAQVYESHLQEFFGVKPGEFPKLDLILLGIGDDGHTASLFPGTPALNERDRAIAVGQKDSQPRLTFTAPLIDRADLILFLVDGIGKANAVKAIMADRGDANTYPARLIQGNAIWLIDKTAGSAIAAQ, from the coding sequence ATGCCAAGACAAGTTGAAATGCTACCCGATCGCTCCGCTATAGTTGCGAGAGCTTTAGAAATCGTTGTAAAAGCCTGCGAACGAGCAATCTCGGAGCGCGGTAAATTTACGATTGCCGCAGCAGGTGGCAGTACGCCTAAACCCCTCTACGAAGCCTTGGCAACTCAACCGCTCGATTGGCATAAGGTACACGTGTTTTGGGGAGATGAACGTTACGTTCCAGTTAGCGATCCCCAGAGTAATGAAGGAATGACGCGCAAAGCATGGCTCGATCGCGTATCGATCCCACCAGAGAATATTCATGCCATGCCGACTGATGCAGCCGATCCAGCGATCGCCGCTCAAGTCTATGAATCGCACCTACAGGAATTTTTTGGGGTTAAGCCAGGTGAGTTTCCCAAGTTAGATCTGATTTTGTTGGGGATCGGTGATGATGGGCATACGGCTTCCCTATTTCCAGGCACGCCAGCGTTGAACGAGCGCGATAGAGCGATCGCCGTTGGCCAAAAAGATAGCCAGCCCAGACTGACCTTTACCGCCCCATTGATCGATCGGGCCGATCTGATTTTGTTTTTAGTGGATGGTATTGGTAAAGCCAACGCAGTTAAGGCAATTATGGCCGATCGCGGCGATGCCAACACCTACCCCGCCCGCCTCATTCAAGGTAATGCTATCTGGCTGATCGATAAAACCGCTGGCAGTGCGATCGCAGCGCAATGA
- the rpmG gene encoding 50S ribosomal protein L33 — translation MAKGVRIIITLECTECRTNIDKRSPGVSRYTTTKNRRNTTSRLELKKFCPHCNRHTVHKEIK, via the coding sequence ATGGCAAAAGGCGTTCGCATCATTATTACTTTGGAATGCACCGAGTGTCGCACTAATATCGATAAGCGATCGCCCGGTGTTTCTCGCTACACGACTACCAAAAATCGTCGTAACACCACCTCCAGGCTAGAACTGAAGAAGTTCTGTCCCCACTGCAACCGCCACACAGTTCACAAAGAAATTAAGTAA
- a CDS encoding STAS domain-containing protein: MSLRGGREVKENYQIFRLTGLLDAFSEPAFRKVIGKCIDDGPANIILDLSAIDFVDSSGLGVLVQMAKKTQGLGGTLQIISNPRVTQTVKLVRLEQFLSLQPSVESALNNIANK; the protein is encoded by the coding sequence GTGAGTTTAAGAGGCGGTCGCGAAGTCAAGGAAAATTATCAAATATTTCGCCTCACTGGTCTACTAGATGCATTTTCAGAGCCTGCGTTTCGCAAGGTGATCGGTAAATGCATTGACGACGGCCCTGCGAATATCATTCTAGACTTATCGGCGATCGATTTTGTCGATAGCTCCGGGCTAGGTGTCCTCGTGCAGATGGCTAAAAAGACTCAAGGTCTCGGCGGTACGCTACAGATTATTAGCAACCCTCGCGTTACCCAAACTGTAAAATTAGTTAGGTTAGAGCAATTCCTCTCACTGCAGCCATCAGTTGAAAGTGCCCTAAATAATATTGCCAATAAGTAA
- the asnS gene encoding asparagine--tRNA ligase, translated as MSATRIVNLLRDGQPESLATVQGWVRTKREAKGLTFLEINDGSCLQGLQVVVSQDIPDYERIIKQISTGAAVGVEGVLVTSPGKGQRIEMQAQSVQIFGAADPETYPLQKKRHSFEFLRTIAHLRPRTNTFGAVFRVRNACSYAIHKFFQERDFLWVHTPVITASDCEGAGEMFAVTTIDLAKLVGASKPIDYEQDFFGKPAFLTVSGQLEAEIMAMAFSNVYTFGPTFRAENSNTSRHLAEFWMIEPEMAFCDLEGDADLAEDFLKYIFSYVLETCPEDMAFFQERISDRVMVNAQKIVDEKFERISYTEAIKLLEKSDKDFEFPVKWGLDMQSEHERYLAEELFQKPVVVMDYPTEIKAFYMRLDESGKTVRAMDVLAPGIGEIIGGSQREERLDVLENRIKSAGLNPEDYWWYLDLRRYGTVPHAGFGLGFERLVQFITGMGNIRDVIPFPRSPLNADF; from the coding sequence ATGAGTGCAACTAGAATCGTTAACTTGCTGCGAGATGGTCAACCGGAATCATTAGCTACCGTGCAAGGTTGGGTAAGGACAAAGCGAGAGGCAAAAGGTCTTACCTTCTTAGAAATAAATGATGGATCTTGCTTGCAAGGGCTTCAGGTAGTTGTTTCCCAAGATATACCAGACTACGAACGGATAATTAAGCAAATTAGTACGGGGGCTGCTGTGGGAGTAGAGGGGGTTTTAGTCACTTCCCCTGGTAAAGGTCAGCGGATTGAAATGCAGGCGCAGTCAGTGCAAATTTTCGGTGCTGCCGATCCCGAAACCTATCCATTACAAAAAAAGCGGCATTCCTTCGAGTTTTTACGCACGATCGCGCATCTGCGCCCGCGCACCAATACGTTTGGTGCCGTGTTTCGAGTCAGAAATGCCTGTTCCTACGCTATCCACAAATTTTTCCAGGAACGAGATTTCCTGTGGGTACATACACCAGTAATTACGGCCAGCGACTGTGAAGGTGCAGGCGAAATGTTTGCGGTTACGACTATCGATCTAGCAAAGTTGGTAGGAGCATCAAAGCCGATCGACTACGAGCAGGACTTTTTTGGCAAACCGGCGTTTTTAACTGTGAGCGGTCAGTTGGAAGCGGAAATTATGGCGATGGCATTTTCTAATGTTTATACCTTTGGCCCCACATTTAGAGCCGAAAATTCCAATACTTCCCGCCACTTAGCCGAATTCTGGATGATAGAGCCGGAAATGGCTTTTTGCGATCTAGAAGGCGACGCTGACCTGGCGGAGGATTTTCTCAAGTATATTTTTAGCTACGTTCTAGAAACCTGCCCTGAGGATATGGCGTTTTTCCAAGAACGCATCAGCGATCGGGTCATGGTGAATGCTCAAAAGATTGTTGATGAAAAATTCGAGCGCATTTCCTACACCGAGGCCATTAAGCTGCTGGAAAAGAGCGATAAGGACTTTGAGTTTCCCGTGAAGTGGGGCTTAGATATGCAATCCGAGCACGAGCGCTACCTGGCAGAGGAGTTATTCCAAAAGCCAGTGGTGGTAATGGATTACCCCACGGAAATTAAAGCTTTCTACATGCGCCTTGACGAGTCCGGTAAAACCGTCAGAGCGATGGACGTTCTGGCTCCCGGCATCGGTGAAATTATCGGCGGCTCTCAACGCGAAGAGCGGCTTGATGTATTGGAAAACCGCATAAAAAGCGCGGGTCTAAACCCTGAGGATTACTGGTGGTACCTGGATTTGCGGCGTTACGGTACAGTGCCTCACGCGGGATTTGGTCTGGGATTCGAGCGCCTCGTGCAATTTATCACCGGCATGGGCAATATTCGCGATGTCATCCCCTTCCCGCGATCGCCTTTGAATGCCGATTTCTAA
- a CDS encoding DUF1816 domain-containing protein: MFALLLEQLGIAVWIEVVTESPRCTYYFGPFSSFPEAEAAIPGYKEDLEAEGAIVVGLVTRRCKPDKLTIYDETEEAASPKKVDPTFNFSRQS; the protein is encoded by the coding sequence ATGTTCGCATTATTATTAGAGCAACTTGGAATCGCTGTCTGGATAGAAGTAGTTACCGAGTCACCTCGCTGTACCTACTACTTTGGACCATTCTCTAGTTTTCCAGAAGCTGAAGCGGCTATACCTGGGTATAAAGAGGATTTAGAGGCTGAAGGTGCAATCGTGGTCGGTCTAGTTACCAGGCGCTGCAAGCCAGATAAACTTACCATCTATGATGAAACTGAAGAAGCAGCGAGTCCTAAGAAAGTCGATCCCACGTTTAACTTCAGCAGACAGTCTTAG
- the gatA gene encoding Asp-tRNA(Asn)/Glu-tRNA(Gln) amidotransferase subunit GatA: MLSIREIHQQLTNRDRSATEITQEFLDRIAVLEPSLHSFITVTSEFAIAQAKQVDSQIAANAELPMLAGVPVGIKDNMCVPGIPTTCGSRILKHFTPPYMSTVTKKLFGAGAVMVGKTNLDEFAMGSSTENSAFHLTANPWDLKCVPGGSSGGSAAAVASGECAVATGSDTGGSIRQPASFCGVVGLKPTYGLISRFGLVAFASSLDQIGPFARTVEDAAILLEAMAGYDPNDSTSLKVEIPKYSELLTPDLTQSLAGKKVGVIAETFGEGLDGEVEAAVRAAIAHLEDMGAEIHEISCPRFRYGLPTYYIIAPSEASANLARYDGVKYGLRDADAENLISMYSQTREAGFGAEVKRRIMIGTYVLSAGYYDAYYLKAQKVRTLIKDDFDKAFAQVDVLVSPTAPVTAFKAGSKTADPLSMYLTDLMTIPVNLAGLPGLSLPCGFDSKGMPIGLQAIANVLREDVLLQVAYAYEQSTEWHKKQPTGIGN; encoded by the coding sequence ATGCTATCAATCAGGGAAATTCACCAACAATTAACTAATCGCGATCGCTCGGCTACAGAAATTACGCAGGAGTTCCTAGATCGTATTGCAGTCCTAGAGCCGTCTTTGCACAGCTTCATTACCGTGACATCTGAGTTTGCGATCGCCCAAGCTAAGCAGGTCGATAGCCAGATCGCGGCGAATGCAGAGTTACCTATGCTAGCAGGTGTACCCGTTGGGATCAAGGACAATATGTGCGTGCCGGGAATTCCTACAACCTGTGGTTCCCGGATCCTCAAGCATTTTACGCCGCCCTACATGTCCACCGTAACCAAAAAACTTTTTGGCGCTGGTGCGGTCATGGTTGGTAAAACCAACCTGGACGAATTTGCTATGGGCAGCTCTACGGAAAATTCTGCCTTTCATCTCACGGCAAATCCTTGGGATCTCAAGTGCGTACCTGGTGGTTCGTCGGGTGGTTCAGCAGCAGCAGTTGCTAGCGGGGAATGCGCGGTTGCCACTGGCTCGGATACTGGTGGTTCTATTCGTCAACCTGCTTCATTTTGCGGTGTGGTCGGCCTCAAGCCCACCTATGGTTTGATCTCGCGATTTGGTCTAGTAGCATTTGCTTCGTCGCTCGACCAGATCGGGCCGTTTGCCCGCACGGTTGAGGATGCTGCCATCTTACTAGAAGCAATGGCGGGTTACGATCCTAACGACTCAACCAGTCTCAAGGTCGAGATTCCTAAATATTCCGAACTACTAACTCCAGATCTAACCCAATCTCTGGCTGGTAAAAAGGTGGGCGTGATTGCCGAAACCTTTGGCGAAGGTTTAGATGGGGAAGTAGAGGCGGCGGTCAGGGCGGCGATCGCCCACCTGGAGGACATGGGTGCCGAGATCCACGAAATTTCATGCCCTCGTTTCCGCTATGGCTTACCCACCTACTACATCATCGCGCCTTCGGAAGCATCCGCTAATCTGGCTCGCTACGATGGCGTTAAGTACGGCTTGCGCGATGCCGATGCCGAGAACCTGATTAGCATGTACTCGCAAACACGGGAGGCTGGATTTGGTGCCGAGGTAAAGCGCCGCATCATGATTGGCACCTATGTTTTGTCGGCGGGTTATTACGATGCCTACTACCTCAAAGCTCAAAAAGTCCGCACATTGATCAAAGATGACTTTGACAAAGCATTTGCCCAAGTTGACGTACTGGTCAGCCCCACCGCTCCCGTCACCGCATTTAAAGCAGGCAGTAAAACCGCCGATCCGCTCAGCATGTACCTCACCGACCTGATGACAATTCCAGTTAACTTAGCAGGACTACCTGGTTTGAGCTTACCCTGTGGATTTGACAGTAAAGGTATGCCGATCGGCCTCCAGGCGATCGCTAATGTCTTGCGGGAAGACGTGTTGCTCCAGGTTGCCTATGCCTACGAGCAGTCAACCGAGTGGCACAAAAAACAACCCACTGGAATTGGGAATTAG
- the rpsR gene encoding 30S ribosomal protein S18 — protein sequence MAFYRKRLSPIKPTEPIDYKDVDLLRKFITERGKILPRRITGLTAKQQRQLTIAIKQARTIALLPFINKEG from the coding sequence ATGGCTTTTTATCGCAAGCGCCTTTCCCCGATCAAACCCACTGAACCGATTGACTATAAGGATGTCGATCTACTGCGCAAGTTTATTACCGAGCGAGGTAAAATTCTACCTCGCCGCATTACGGGTCTAACCGCAAAGCAGCAAAGGCAATTAACGATTGCAATCAAGCAAGCTCGGACAATTGCTCTGTTGCCCTTCATCAATAAAGAAGGTTAG